From the genome of Hymenobacter sp. PAMC 26628, one region includes:
- a CDS encoding sugar phosphate isomerase/epimerase family protein — translation MTQRRDFLKQAGILSALSLVNPGALLAAPSTLKAGLQLYTLRDYIGKDAKGVLAKVGKAGYKEVETYGYSPETHYWGLAPKEFKAVLAANGLTTPSGHYDMGAYLRDGNQEVFKAYMAAANACGQQYIVVPYLDAALRKTTDDFKMISEKLNKAGELCKAAGLRLGYHNHDFEFQPVNGVALYDVMLKETDARLVDFEMDIYWVVRAGRDPIKLIEANPKRFPMWHIKDMEKAQPEHNTEIGSGTIDFKKIIKYAKTAGLQHPFMEQEYFAMDAYQSITQSAAYMKKNLLS, via the coding sequence ATGACGCAACGCAGAGATTTTCTGAAACAGGCCGGCATCCTATCGGCCCTTTCCTTGGTGAACCCCGGGGCCCTGCTGGCGGCCCCGTCCACGCTGAAGGCAGGGTTGCAGCTGTACACGCTACGCGACTACATTGGCAAAGACGCGAAAGGCGTGCTGGCCAAGGTAGGCAAGGCGGGCTACAAGGAAGTGGAAACTTACGGCTACAGCCCGGAAACGCACTATTGGGGCTTAGCACCGAAAGAATTTAAGGCGGTACTGGCGGCCAATGGCCTCACCACGCCGAGCGGCCACTACGACATGGGCGCCTACCTGCGCGACGGCAACCAGGAGGTATTTAAAGCCTACATGGCGGCGGCCAATGCCTGTGGCCAGCAGTACATCGTGGTACCGTATTTGGACGCTGCGCTGCGCAAAACGACGGACGATTTTAAAATGATTTCCGAGAAATTGAATAAGGCTGGGGAGCTGTGCAAAGCGGCCGGCCTGCGCCTGGGCTACCACAACCACGACTTCGAATTTCAGCCCGTGAACGGAGTGGCGCTGTACGACGTGATGCTGAAGGAAACTGACGCGCGCCTGGTAGATTTTGAGATGGACATTTATTGGGTAGTACGCGCTGGCCGCGACCCCATTAAATTAATCGAAGCCAATCCCAAGCGCTTCCCGATGTGGCACATAAAGGACATGGAAAAGGCCCAGCCCGAACACAACACAGAAATTGGGTCGGGTACCATCGACTTCAAAAAGATTATTAAATACGCGAAAACGGCGGGCTTGCAACACCCTTTCATGGAGCAGGAATACTTCGCTATGGATGCTTACCAAAGCATTACCCAGAGCGCGGCGTACATGAAGAAAAACCTGCTTTCGTAG
- a CDS encoding hydroxypyruvate isomerase family protein, with translation MAAQPNRRAVIKNIVAGTASLGAVGALGAFAPAENLVNDAALKNNINHSVCRWCYNDISLDQLCAAAKSIGIKGIDLVGPQEWPTLKKYGLDSPMCNGAEINLTDGFNDPKFHATLLKNYSAMIPLVAKAGYRNLICFSGSRRGLDDATGITNCVQGLQPLMALAEKHNVVLVMELLNSKVNHPDYQCDHTAWGVALAKKLGSEHFKLLYDIYHMQIDEGDVIRTLTDNHAYIAHYHTGGVPGRNEIDDTQELYYPAIMRAIKATGFKGYVAQEFIPKQPDKLASLRKAVQLCDI, from the coding sequence ATGGCTGCTCAACCAAACCGCCGCGCGGTAATCAAAAACATTGTTGCGGGCACGGCTTCCCTGGGTGCCGTGGGCGCGCTGGGGGCCTTTGCGCCGGCCGAAAACCTCGTGAACGACGCTGCTTTGAAAAACAACATCAACCACTCGGTTTGCCGCTGGTGCTACAACGATATATCGCTCGACCAACTATGTGCCGCCGCCAAAAGCATTGGCATCAAAGGTATTGATTTGGTGGGGCCCCAGGAATGGCCCACGCTAAAAAAATACGGCTTGGATTCGCCCATGTGCAACGGCGCGGAAATTAACCTGACCGATGGCTTCAACGACCCGAAGTTTCACGCGACGCTGCTGAAGAACTACTCGGCCATGATTCCCCTGGTGGCGAAAGCTGGGTACCGGAACCTGATTTGCTTCAGTGGCAGCCGGCGCGGCCTGGACGACGCGACCGGCATCACCAATTGCGTACAGGGCTTGCAACCGCTGATGGCCCTGGCCGAGAAGCACAACGTAGTGCTGGTGATGGAATTGCTGAACAGCAAAGTGAACCACCCCGATTACCAGTGCGACCATACAGCCTGGGGCGTGGCATTGGCCAAGAAGCTGGGCTCGGAGCACTTCAAGCTGCTTTACGACATCTACCACATGCAGATTGACGAGGGCGATGTCATCCGAACCCTCACCGATAACCACGCCTACATTGCGCACTACCACACTGGCGGTGTGCCTGGCCGCAACGAGATTGACGACACCCAAGAGCTATACTACCCGGCCATCATGCGCGCCATCAAGGCAACGGGTTTTAAAGGGTACGTGGCCCAGGAATTTATTCCGAAGCAACCCGATAAACTGGCGTCGCTTCGCAAGGCGGTGCAGCTGTGCGACATCTAG
- a CDS encoding 3-keto-disaccharide hydrolase: MKNYLVATALLVGSVGAAVAQTAPPAGKPEETEVYTPVPPVVMPGKTSSDAPSDALVLFDGKNLDQWTSTENPGAVAPWAVKGDVLTVSKGTGNIQTKRSFGNYQLHLEWRVPANITGTGQARGNSGLFLASLGKGDEGYELQVLDSYNNKTYTNGMAGSVYKQIVPLANPTRKPGEWQTYDIIWTAPTFAPGGTVATPARVTVLFNGVLVENNVALLGPTRYIGKASYGAPHGPAPIKLQAHGDKSEPLSFRNIWIRELPAVGQ; encoded by the coding sequence ATGAAAAACTACCTGGTCGCCACCGCATTATTGGTTGGCAGCGTGGGGGCCGCCGTGGCCCAAACGGCGCCGCCCGCTGGCAAACCCGAGGAGACGGAAGTGTACACCCCCGTGCCCCCCGTGGTGATGCCGGGCAAAACCAGCAGCGACGCACCTTCGGATGCGCTGGTGCTGTTTGACGGCAAAAACCTCGACCAATGGACTTCGACCGAAAACCCCGGCGCGGTGGCCCCCTGGGCGGTGAAGGGCGACGTGCTGACCGTGAGCAAAGGCACGGGCAACATCCAAACCAAGCGCAGCTTCGGTAATTACCAGCTGCACCTGGAGTGGCGTGTGCCGGCCAACATTACGGGAACGGGCCAAGCGCGCGGCAACAGCGGCCTGTTCCTGGCGTCGCTGGGCAAGGGCGACGAAGGCTACGAACTGCAGGTGCTGGACTCGTACAACAACAAAACCTACACCAACGGCATGGCCGGTAGCGTGTACAAGCAAATTGTGCCGCTGGCCAACCCGACCCGCAAGCCTGGCGAGTGGCAGACTTACGACATCATCTGGACGGCCCCCACGTTCGCGCCCGGCGGCACGGTAGCTACGCCGGCCCGCGTCACGGTGCTGTTCAACGGCGTGCTGGTGGAGAACAACGTGGCGCTGCTGGGCCCCACGCGCTACATCGGCAAGGCCAGCTACGGCGCGCCCCACGGCCCGGCGCCCATCAAACTCCAAGCGCACGGCGACAAGAGCGAGCCGCTTAGCTTTCGCAATATTTGGATTCGGGAATTGCCAGCCGTGGGCCAGTAA
- a CDS encoding gluconate 2-dehydrogenase subunit 3 family protein, protein MNRRTALKNFALVAGAAALLPACSHPPAELPASIALRHLAVNARQEKTLAEVCETILPKTDTPGAKDLGVHLYVLKMLDDCAGPDEQRVFEAGLGQLDEAAQQRHAQPFLGCSPAQRLALLQGIEQGKDFPADLVSFYKTAKRLTVSGYTGSKYFLTQQIVYELVPSRYNGYFPIKDVNLSKSRHGQS, encoded by the coding sequence ATGAACCGGCGCACCGCCCTCAAAAACTTTGCCCTCGTGGCCGGCGCTGCGGCGCTGCTGCCCGCCTGCTCGCACCCCCCGGCCGAGCTGCCGGCCTCTATCGCGCTGCGGCACCTGGCCGTGAACGCCCGCCAGGAAAAGACGCTGGCCGAGGTCTGCGAAACCATCCTGCCCAAAACCGACACGCCCGGCGCCAAAGACCTGGGCGTGCACCTGTACGTGCTGAAAATGCTGGACGACTGCGCCGGCCCGGACGAGCAACGGGTGTTTGAGGCCGGCCTGGGCCAGCTCGACGAGGCGGCCCAGCAGCGCCATGCGCAGCCGTTTCTGGGGTGTAGCCCCGCCCAGCGGCTGGCCCTGCTGCAAGGCATCGAGCAAGGGAAGGACTTTCCGGCCGACCTGGTGAGCTTTTATAAAACGGCCAAGCGGCTGACGGTTTCGGGCTACACCGGCAGTAAGTATTTCCTGACCCAACAGATTGTGTACGAGCTCGTGCCGAGCCGCTACAACGGTTATTTCCCCATCAAAGACGTCAACCTGTCCAAATCCCGCCATGGCCAATCTTAA
- a CDS encoding GNAT family N-acetyltransferase — MLPTPTLRPAAAADVPALAALVNNAYRGEASRQAWTTEAHLLDGPRIDEAALHELLGAPGGGFLLAVGPSGQLMGGVYLQAQGPCLYLGTLAVAPAAQAHGLGRRPLEAAEAQARQQGCTHLKITVVSARAELLAWYERRGYVRTGATEPFPATTRFGRPRQPLALVVLEKAVVPEKAT; from the coding sequence GTGCTGCCCACTCCCACCCTTCGCCCCGCCGCCGCCGCCGACGTGCCCGCGCTGGCCGCCTTAGTCAACAACGCCTACCGGGGCGAGGCCTCCCGCCAGGCCTGGACCACCGAAGCGCACCTGCTCGACGGCCCGCGCATTGACGAGGCCGCGCTGCACGAGCTACTGGGGGCCCCGGGCGGCGGTTTTTTGCTAGCCGTGGGGCCCAGCGGGCAGCTCATGGGCGGCGTGTACTTGCAGGCGCAGGGCCCTTGCCTCTACCTCGGCACGCTAGCCGTGGCCCCCGCGGCGCAGGCGCACGGCCTGGGCCGCCGCCCGCTCGAAGCCGCCGAAGCTCAGGCGCGCCAGCAAGGCTGCACCCACCTGAAAATCACCGTCGTATCAGCCCGCGCCGAGCTACTGGCCTGGTACGAGCGCCGCGGCTACGTGCGCACCGGCGCCACGGAGCCCTTCCCCGCCACCACGCGCTTCGGCCGCCCCCGCCAGCCGCTGGCGCTGGTGGTGCTGGAGAAAGCGGTAGTACCGGAGAAGGCTACATAG
- a CDS encoding VOC family protein produces the protein MRFLTTSRKILFCGQLACGALGLAAAPARAQEVPVAVNHTALYVYDLRKSTAFYRDVMNLQEIPEPFKDGKHVWFRTGPHSQLHIIQGAARVEAHDINTHMAYRVKDLPAFMAHLDQTKVRYGAWKGEEKITTLRPDGIKQVYLQDPDNFWLEVNDDKF, from the coding sequence ATGCGTTTTTTAACCACGAGCAGGAAGATATTATTTTGCGGCCAGTTGGCCTGTGGCGCGCTCGGCTTGGCCGCCGCCCCGGCCCGGGCCCAGGAAGTGCCCGTGGCCGTGAACCATACGGCCCTGTACGTGTACGACCTGCGCAAAAGCACGGCGTTTTACCGTGATGTGATGAACCTGCAGGAAATCCCGGAGCCGTTCAAGGACGGCAAGCACGTGTGGTTCCGCACGGGGCCCCACAGCCAGCTGCACATCATCCAGGGGGCGGCGCGGGTCGAAGCCCACGACATCAATACCCACATGGCGTACCGGGTAAAGGACTTGCCCGCTTTCATGGCGCACCTCGACCAAACCAAGGTGCGCTACGGCGCCTGGAAGGGCGAAGAGAAAATAACCACGCTCCGCCCCGACGGCATCAAGCAAGTATATTTGCAAGACCCCGATAATTTCTGGCTGGAAGTGAACGACGATAAATTCTAG
- a CDS encoding DUF418 domain-containing protein: protein MAPNAYPAPPPPATAFRGPVAQADRLQNLDMLRGVALLGILMMNIPYFALPEQFAEGFRRDVHSANFWTYAVIEVLFEGKMRALFSMIFGAGIVLFALRKERAGLPVAGLFYRRMGWLVLFGLLHAHLLLWEGDILYFYGIGGMLAFLFRKLPAKYLALGVPLVAVLGFAASTLFFQHVRAVRFGYVAAQAAQRRHQPLTAAQKEQVAEWQTMEKDHLPNPRLVAEHKRQMKSGYASVAGRIRRPTWDSQTKYLFFTIPDVLTLMLLGIALFKWGFFTGQWSRAQYWRTAVWGYAVGLPLVLLSFYLQYQRGTGAAAQIAYIETHAVAWAGLIYPVQRVALVLAHSSVLLLLHQAGAWLGLTRRLAAVGQMAFTNYIMQTVFCTLIFFGYGLNYYADLQYYQLYFVVAGIWLVQLIISPIWLKYFLFGPLEWLWRSLTYWQVQPMRRAPGAASAPVPAAGALAVEPAM from the coding sequence ATGGCTCCCAACGCTTACCCCGCCCCGCCACCGCCCGCCACCGCCTTCCGGGGCCCCGTGGCCCAGGCCGACCGCCTCCAGAACCTCGACATGCTGCGCGGTGTGGCCCTGCTGGGGATTTTGATGATGAACATCCCGTATTTCGCGCTGCCCGAGCAGTTCGCCGAAGGCTTCCGGCGGGATGTGCACAGCGCCAATTTTTGGACGTACGCCGTCATCGAGGTGCTGTTTGAAGGCAAGATGCGGGCGCTGTTTTCGATGATTTTTGGGGCCGGCATCGTACTGTTTGCCCTGCGAAAGGAGCGGGCCGGCCTGCCCGTGGCGGGGCTGTTTTACCGGCGCATGGGCTGGCTGGTGCTGTTCGGGCTCCTCCACGCGCACCTGCTGCTGTGGGAGGGCGACATTCTGTACTTCTACGGCATTGGCGGCATGCTGGCCTTTTTGTTCCGCAAGCTCCCGGCGAAGTACCTGGCGCTGGGTGTGCCGCTGGTGGCGGTGCTGGGCTTTGCGGCCAGCACGTTGTTTTTCCAGCATGTGCGCGCCGTGCGGTTTGGCTACGTGGCCGCACAGGCGGCCCAGCGTCGGCACCAGCCCCTCACGGCCGCCCAAAAAGAACAAGTGGCCGAGTGGCAGACGATGGAAAAAGACCACCTGCCCAACCCCCGGCTGGTGGCCGAGCACAAGCGCCAGATGAAGTCGGGATATGCAAGCGTGGCCGGGCGCATCCGCCGCCCCACCTGGGACTCGCAAACGAAGTACTTGTTTTTCACCATCCCCGACGTGCTCACGCTGATGCTGCTCGGCATTGCCTTGTTCAAATGGGGCTTCTTTACGGGGCAATGGTCGCGGGCGCAGTACTGGCGCACGGCCGTCTGGGGCTACGCCGTGGGCCTGCCGCTGGTGCTGCTCAGCTTCTACCTGCAATACCAGCGCGGCACGGGGGCGGCGGCCCAAATTGCCTACATCGAAACGCACGCCGTCGCTTGGGCAGGCCTCATTTATCCGGTGCAGCGCGTTGCGCTGGTGCTGGCGCACAGCAGCGTGCTGCTACTGCTGCACCAAGCCGGGGCGTGGCTGGGCCTAACGCGCCGGCTGGCCGCCGTGGGCCAGATGGCCTTCACCAACTACATCATGCAAACGGTGTTTTGCACGCTGATTTTCTTCGGCTACGGCCTCAATTATTACGCCGACTTGCAGTACTACCAGCTCTATTTCGTGGTGGCCGGCATTTGGCTGGTGCAACTCATTATCAGTCCCATCTGGCTGAAATACTTCCTCTTCGGTCCGCTTGAGTGGCTCTGGCGCAGCCTCACGTACTGGCAAGTGCAGCCCATGCGGCGCGCCCCGGGCGCGGCTAGCGCGCCCGTGCCAGCGGCTGGGGCCCTTGCGGTCGAGCCGGCTATGTAG
- a CDS encoding TolB family protein, which yields MKNFARKAILALGFLLPSVAALAQPLGIFEGSQDIGTNVRPGVATYVPATQQYIISGAGYNIWLDHDELHYAYKKIKGDFILYARAEFVGWNGVDPHRKVGWMVRKSLGGNSPQVNAVEHGDGLTSLQYRRTAGAPTEETRAKVTHANIIQLERKGTTYTLRAAAFGQPFETQQVTDVDLGDDVYVGLFVGSHNADVTETGVFRDVRIAVPAHDGLVQYQEYLGSRLELLDVATGGREIIYTSPKSLQAPNWRPDGKSLVYNSEGRMYNFDLAARQPAPIPTGTVINNNNDHVLSFDGQMLGLSSGVERLGGSIAYTVAATGGTPRQVTPRGPSYLHGWSPDGRYLLFTGQRHNEFDIYRIPAGGGKEVRLTTATGLDDGPEYTPDGRYIYFNSNRTGTMQIWRMKADGSQQEAVTNGECQDWFPHMSPDGKWLAFVSFLKDEVGPGDHPFYKHVYLRMVPVAGGEPKVIAYLYGGQGTMNTPSWSPDSKRLAFISNTSSPENQ from the coding sequence ATGAAAAATTTTGCGCGAAAGGCTATTCTCGCCTTAGGTTTTCTGCTGCCGAGCGTGGCGGCGCTGGCTCAGCCGCTGGGCATATTCGAAGGTAGCCAGGACATTGGCACCAACGTGCGGCCCGGCGTGGCCACCTACGTGCCCGCCACGCAGCAATACATTATCTCCGGGGCGGGCTACAACATTTGGTTGGACCACGACGAATTGCACTACGCCTACAAGAAAATTAAGGGCGATTTTATCCTCTACGCCCGGGCCGAATTTGTGGGTTGGAACGGCGTGGACCCGCACCGCAAAGTGGGCTGGATGGTGCGCAAGAGCCTCGGCGGCAACTCGCCCCAGGTGAACGCCGTCGAGCACGGCGACGGGCTCACCTCCCTGCAGTACCGCCGCACGGCGGGGGCCCCCACCGAAGAAACCCGCGCCAAGGTCACCCACGCCAACATCATCCAGCTCGAACGCAAGGGCACCACTTACACGCTGCGCGCCGCGGCGTTTGGGCAGCCGTTTGAAACCCAACAGGTGACCGACGTGGACCTGGGCGACGACGTGTACGTGGGCCTATTTGTGGGGTCGCACAACGCGGACGTGACCGAAACGGGCGTTTTCCGCGACGTGCGCATCGCGGTGCCGGCCCACGACGGCCTGGTGCAGTACCAGGAATACCTGGGCAGCCGCCTCGAACTGCTCGACGTGGCCACTGGCGGCCGGGAGATTATTTACACTTCGCCCAAATCGCTCCAGGCCCCCAACTGGCGGCCTGACGGCAAAAGCCTGGTTTACAACAGCGAAGGGCGCATGTACAACTTCGACCTCGCCGCGCGGCAACCCGCGCCAATTCCCACCGGCACCGTCATTAATAACAACAACGACCACGTGCTGTCCTTCGACGGCCAAATGCTGGGCCTGAGTAGCGGGGTGGAGCGGCTGGGCGGCTCGATTGCCTACACCGTGGCCGCGACCGGGGGCACGCCCCGGCAAGTGACGCCCCGGGGCCCCTCCTACCTGCACGGCTGGTCGCCCGACGGCCGGTACCTGCTCTTCACCGGGCAGCGCCACAACGAGTTCGACATTTACCGCATTCCCGCGGGCGGCGGCAAGGAAGTGCGCCTCACTACCGCCACGGGCCTCGACGATGGCCCCGAGTACACGCCCGACGGCCGCTATATTTACTTCAATTCCAACCGCACCGGCACCATGCAGATTTGGCGCATGAAGGCCGACGGCAGCCAGCAGGAAGCTGTCACCAACGGCGAGTGCCAGGACTGGTTTCCGCACATGTCGCCGGACGGCAAGTGGCTGGCCTTTGTATCGTTTTTGAAGGACGAAGTGGGCCCCGGCGACCACCCGTTCTACAAGCACGTGTACCTGCGCATGGTGCCCGTGGCCGGCGGCGAGCCCAAAGTAATTGCCTACTTGTATGGCGGCCAAGGCACCATGAACACGCCGTCGTGGTCGCCCGACAGCAAACGCCTAGCATTCATCAGCAACACAAGTAGCCCTGAAAACCAATAG
- a CDS encoding 3-keto-disaccharide hydrolase, which produces MRRSGLRCCWAGPKEPRGWTPLLNKKLSQWQTCQSYRYQLGYTGKVPTDAQGRVVPPIGYDKNEANVFSVVMQGGEPVLRISGEIYGCVFTKQDFANYDLKLKVKWGAKKWPPRLDEPLDSGVLYTSQGECGVDYWHSWMLGQEFQVSECQKGNAMGDYWCIANSAADIAAARNRTQNTLKFSPGAAPVPMGNGGAYFCQAAANYELPNGQWNELELINVNGPSVHLVNGHVVLAVRNSSAIVNGQRQPLTQGKIQLQSEAAEVFYKAILIKPLEAMPAQYARYFGGR; this is translated from the coding sequence TTGCGCCGCTCGGGGCTGCGTTGCTGTTGGGCGGGCCCCAAGGAGCCCCGGGGCTGGACGCCGCTGCTCAATAAGAAGCTGAGCCAGTGGCAAACCTGCCAGAGCTACCGGTACCAACTAGGCTATACGGGCAAGGTGCCTACCGATGCCCAGGGCCGCGTGGTGCCGCCCATCGGCTACGATAAAAACGAGGCCAACGTCTTCTCCGTCGTGATGCAGGGCGGTGAGCCCGTGCTGCGCATCAGCGGAGAAATCTACGGCTGCGTGTTCACCAAGCAGGATTTTGCGAATTACGACCTAAAATTGAAGGTGAAATGGGGCGCTAAAAAGTGGCCGCCCCGCCTCGACGAGCCCCTCGACAGCGGCGTGCTTTACACCAGCCAAGGAGAGTGCGGCGTGGACTACTGGCACAGCTGGATGCTGGGCCAGGAATTCCAGGTATCGGAGTGCCAAAAAGGCAACGCCATGGGCGACTATTGGTGCATTGCCAACTCGGCGGCCGACATCGCGGCGGCCCGCAACCGCACTCAAAACACGCTAAAGTTTAGCCCCGGCGCTGCCCCGGTGCCCATGGGCAACGGGGGGGCCTATTTCTGCCAGGCGGCCGCCAACTACGAATTGCCCAATGGCCAGTGGAACGAGCTGGAATTAATTAACGTGAACGGCCCAAGCGTGCACCTCGTGAACGGCCACGTGGTGCTGGCCGTGCGCAACTCGTCAGCCATCGTCAATGGCCAGCGCCAGCCGCTCACGCAAGGCAAAATTCAGCTGCAAAGCGAGGCCGCCGAGGTATTCTACAAGGCCATCCTGATCAAGCCCCTCGAAGCCATGCCCGCCCAGTACGCCCGCTACTTCGGCGGCCGCTGA
- a CDS encoding GMC oxidoreductase: protein MANLNIDSVKAQTYDAIVIGSGMAGGWAAKELTGKGLKTLVVERGRDVQHLKDYPTTNLMPWEFPHGGAVPFDVKEANPVVSRCYAFREDAMHFFVKDAEHPYVQEKPFDWIRGYQVGGKSLMWARQTQRWSDFDFEGPARDGFAVDWPIRYKDVAPWYSYVEKFAGISGHADGLAELPDGEFLPAYPLNAVEDYFRQQVKQKYPSRHVISARCAHLSKPNPVHFEQGRVQCQNRVLCQRGCPFGGYFSSNSTTLPWAQKSGLLTLKPNQVVQSILYDEQKQRATGIRVVDTHTKATTEYYARIVFVNAGALNTNLLLLNSTSHRFPQGLGNDNGLLGKYVAFHNYSAHISAQYDGAQDLTTDGRNPAGGGYIPRFRNVFKQETNFLRGYAAGLGAHRGLDHTEHAIGNGFKDSILHPKFGPWTVGSHMMGETIPKETNHVRFDPTRKDEWGMPLLNISVAYDDNDAKMKQDYFEQLSEMFTQAGFTNIKTEDSGQAPGLDIHEMGGVRMGRDPKTSLLNEWNQLHACPNVFVTDGACMTSTSTQNPSLTYMALTARAVDYAVKAAARGGVV from the coding sequence ATGGCCAATCTTAACATCGACAGCGTGAAGGCGCAGACCTACGACGCCATCGTCATCGGCTCGGGCATGGCGGGCGGTTGGGCAGCCAAGGAGCTGACCGGCAAAGGATTGAAGACGCTGGTGGTGGAGCGCGGCCGCGACGTGCAGCACCTGAAAGATTATCCCACCACCAATCTGATGCCTTGGGAATTTCCGCACGGCGGGGCCGTGCCTTTCGACGTGAAGGAGGCCAACCCGGTCGTCAGCCGCTGCTACGCCTTCCGCGAGGACGCCATGCACTTCTTCGTGAAGGACGCCGAGCACCCCTACGTGCAGGAAAAGCCGTTCGATTGGATTCGGGGCTACCAAGTGGGTGGCAAGTCGCTGATGTGGGCCCGGCAAACCCAGCGCTGGAGCGACTTTGACTTTGAGGGCCCCGCGCGCGACGGCTTCGCCGTGGATTGGCCCATTCGCTATAAGGATGTGGCCCCGTGGTACAGCTACGTGGAGAAGTTTGCCGGCATCAGCGGGCACGCCGACGGCCTGGCCGAGCTGCCCGACGGCGAGTTTTTGCCCGCCTACCCGCTAAACGCGGTGGAGGACTACTTCCGCCAGCAAGTGAAGCAGAAGTACCCTAGCCGCCACGTCATTAGCGCCCGTTGCGCGCACCTCTCCAAGCCCAACCCGGTGCACTTTGAGCAGGGCCGCGTGCAGTGCCAGAACCGGGTGCTGTGCCAGCGCGGCTGCCCGTTCGGCGGCTACTTCAGCAGCAACTCCACCACGCTGCCCTGGGCCCAGAAATCGGGCCTGCTCACGCTCAAGCCCAACCAGGTGGTGCAGAGCATTTTGTACGACGAGCAGAAGCAGCGCGCCACCGGCATCCGCGTGGTGGACACGCACACCAAGGCCACGACCGAGTATTACGCCCGCATCGTGTTCGTGAACGCCGGGGCCCTGAATACCAACTTGTTGCTGCTGAACTCGACTTCGCACCGCTTCCCGCAGGGGCTGGGCAACGACAACGGGCTGCTGGGCAAGTACGTCGCCTTCCACAACTACAGCGCCCACATCTCCGCCCAGTACGACGGCGCCCAGGACCTGACCACCGACGGCCGCAACCCGGCGGGCGGCGGCTACATCCCGCGCTTCCGCAACGTATTCAAGCAGGAAACCAACTTCCTGCGCGGCTACGCCGCCGGCCTGGGGGCCCACCGCGGCCTCGACCACACGGAGCACGCCATCGGCAACGGATTCAAGGACAGCATCCTGCACCCGAAGTTTGGGCCCTGGACCGTGGGCTCGCACATGATGGGCGAAACCATCCCGAAGGAAACCAACCACGTGCGCTTCGACCCCACCCGCAAGGACGAATGGGGCATGCCGCTGCTGAACATTTCGGTGGCCTACGACGACAACGACGCCAAAATGAAGCAGGACTATTTCGAGCAGCTGAGCGAAATGTTCACCCAGGCGGGCTTCACCAACATCAAAACCGAGGATTCGGGCCAGGCCCCGGGCCTCGACATCCACGAGATGGGCGGCGTGCGCATGGGCCGCGACCCCAAAACGTCGCTCCTCAACGAGTGGAACCAGCTGCACGCCTGCCCCAACGTGTTCGTGACCGACGGCGCCTGCATGACGTCGACCTCCACCCAAAACCCCTCGCTGACCTACATGGCCCTCACCGCCCGCGCCGTGGACTATGCGGTGAAGGCCGCGGCCCGCGGCGGCGTGGTGTAG
- a CDS encoding sugar phosphate isomerase/epimerase family protein — translation MISRRNFLSSAALLSAGVLMSPSVFAYNKRYIGLQLYTVRDAMAKDPAGTLAQLAKIGYNSVEGATYTGTQMFYGMTPQAFAAVLKQSGLIMPSAHYRLGEEQMNGAPVAGTMLHDWDRAVDDAAAAGVKYMVCAYLSEAERGNLDHYKYVAEQLNKAGERCKKAGIQLCYHNHDFEFAAQDGKIPFDLLLNGTDKKLVKMELDLYWVNKAGHDPLALFKQHPGRFPLWHVKDMDRTPQKAFTEVGNGSIDFKKIFAHADEAGLQYFFVEQDTTPGSPFDSVTKSISYIKKNLV, via the coding sequence ATGATTTCCCGCAGAAACTTTCTCTCGTCGGCCGCCCTGCTCTCTGCGGGGGTATTAATGTCGCCGTCCGTGTTTGCCTACAACAAGCGCTACATCGGCCTGCAGCTCTACACCGTGCGCGACGCCATGGCGAAGGACCCCGCCGGCACCCTGGCCCAGTTGGCCAAAATCGGCTACAACTCAGTGGAAGGCGCCACCTACACCGGCACCCAGATGTTCTACGGCATGACGCCCCAGGCCTTTGCCGCCGTGCTCAAGCAAAGCGGCCTCATCATGCCCAGCGCGCACTACCGGTTGGGCGAAGAACAAATGAACGGCGCGCCGGTGGCCGGCACCATGCTGCACGACTGGGACCGGGCAGTGGACGACGCGGCGGCGGCCGGCGTGAAGTACATGGTGTGCGCCTACCTTTCCGAAGCCGAGCGGGGCAACCTGGACCACTACAAGTACGTGGCCGAGCAACTCAACAAAGCCGGCGAGCGGTGCAAAAAAGCCGGCATTCAGCTCTGCTACCACAACCACGACTTTGAATTTGCGGCCCAAGATGGCAAGATTCCTTTCGATTTGCTGCTAAACGGCACCGATAAGAAGCTAGTGAAGATGGAGTTGGACCTATATTGGGTAAATAAGGCCGGCCATGATCCACTCGCCCTATTCAAGCAGCACCCCGGCCGCTTCCCACTCTGGCACGTGAAGGACATGGACCGGACGCCGCAAAAAGCCTTCACCGAGGTGGGCAACGGCAGTATTGACTTCAAAAAGATCTTCGCCCACGCCGACGAAGCCGGCCTGCAATACTTCTTCGTAGAGCAAGACACCACCCCCGGCTCGCCCTTTGACAGCGTGACCAAAAGCATTTCTTACATCAAGAAAAACCTGGTGTAG